Proteins from a genomic interval of Zingiber officinale cultivar Zhangliang chromosome 1B, Zo_v1.1, whole genome shotgun sequence:
- the LOC122052585 gene encoding regulatory-associated protein of TOR 1-like isoform X5, translating into MALGDLMSSRLSGSSPSVSHHLDEFSGREDGEDEVGERELEAAQPSGSNLQVTAAAAEGNSMVYLTQTVVLSEFLHEGFEDCTEVGPSDNGLVSKWRPKDRLKTGCVALVLCLNIGVNPPDVIKISPCAQMECWIDPHSMAAPKALETIGKALHAQYECWQRRVRYKLQLDPTVEEVKKLCNTCRKYAKSERVLFHYNGHGVPKPTANGEIWVFNKSYTQYIPLPINELDSWLKTPSIYVFDCSAAGMIVKAFLERQDWNTSAASGSSSKDFIMLAACEAHETLPQSVEFPADVFTSCLTTPIKMALRWFSSRSLLRDSLNYSLIDQIPGLQNERKTLLGELNWIFTAVTDTIAWNVLPRDLFQRLFRQDLLVASLFRNFLLAERIMRAANCSPISYPLLPPTHQHHMWDAWDMAAEICLSKLPQLIDNPNADFQPSPFFTEQLTAFEVWLAHGSKHKKPPEQLPIVLQVLLSQSHRFRALVLLGKFLDMGPWAVDLALSVGIFPYVLKLLQTTATELRQILVFIWTKILALDKSCQVDLVKDGGHTYFIRFLDSMDAYAEQRAMAAFVLAVVVDGHRRGQEACIQANLINVCLKHLQIANPSDGQTEPLLLQWLCLCLGKLWEDFPEAQIIGSHADGPATILPLLLEPQPEVRASAVFALGTLIDVASVTFDDGHRVDEDFEDDEKLKSELNIIKNLLQLAVDGSPLVRAEVAVALARFAFAYNKPLKLTAAENWKHLSSLPSLASINHPNSLSPSQFMQSGRTIAHSGLVLRGNRENNTAGREGRISRSSPISSVGIMHGSPLSDDSSHHSDSGILAKEIGSNGVLNFSRARPLDNALCSQFTMALCNMAKDPSPRVASLAQRSLSIIGVELVVTKAPRLGVHPGDSSVPSRTSNLPGLARSSSWFDLNAGQISVAFRTPPVSPPRQNYMAGLRRVCSLEFRPHQLNSPDTGLADPLLGAAGLSGGSERSLLPHSTIYNWSCGHFSRPLLAGADDNEETISRREERERIALDCMVKCQHSSNVKLANQIASWDTKFETGTKVSLLLPFSPIVVAADENEHIRVWNYEEPTSLNNFNNHESSDRGISKLSLVNEFDDSLLLVASSDGNVRFWKNFTVRGKQKLVTAFSSVLGHRSAARGTFAVVDWQQQSGYLYASSDTSPVLLWDLDKEQLVNSIPSSSDNCISALSASQVHSGQFAAGFVDGTIRIYDIRTPEMPVCTAQPHTQKVEKVVGIGFQPGFDPTKIVSASLAGDIQFLDFRNQSEPYLTFDAHRGSLTALAIHRHAPIIASGSAKQLVKVFSLNGEPLGMIRNYPTFMAQRIGSVSCLTFHPYKVLLAIGAGDACVSIYADDSYQTR; encoded by the exons ATGGCGCTGGGAGATCTGATGTCGTCCAGGTTGTCCGGGTCGTCGCCGTCCGTTTCGCATCATTTGGATGAGTTCTCTGGCCGGGAGGATGGGGAAGACGAAGTGGGAGAGAGGGAGCTGGAGGCGGCGCAGCCATCTGGGAGCAACTTGCAGGTGACGGCTGCTGCTGCCGAAGGCAATAGCATGGTGTACTTGACTCAGACAGTCGTTCTCTCGGAATTTCTGCATGAAGGTTTCGAGGATTGCACGGAGGTAGGGCCTTCAGACAACGGGTTGGTGTCGAAGTGGCGGCCCAAGGACCGG CTTAAAACGGGTTGTGTAGCACTCGTGTTATGTTTAAATATTGGTGTGAACCCGCCTGATGTTATAAAAATATCTCCTTGTGCCCAGATGGAGTGTTGGATAG ATCCTCATTCTATGGCTGCTCCAAAAGCTCTTGAAACAATTGGAAAGGCATTGCATGCTCAGTATGAATGTTGGCAGCGTCGG GTTCGTTATAAGCTTCAACTTGATCCCACAGTGGAGGAAGTGAAGAAGCTTTGTAATACTTGCCGGAAATATGCTAAGTCAGAAAGGGTTCTCTTTCATTATAATGGGCATGGAGTGCCTAAGCCTACAGCAAATGGAGAAATTTGGGTCTTCAACAAG AGTTACACACAATATATTCCATTACCTATCAATGAGCTCGACTCATGGCTTAAGACACCTTCAATCTATGTGTTTGACTGCTCTGCAGCAGGGATGATTGTCAAAGCCTTTCTAGAG CGCCAAGATTGGAATACCTCTGCTGCATCTGGTTCCTCATCAAAGGATTTTATTATGCTTGCTGCTTGTGAAGCACATGAGACTCTTCCACAAAGTGTTGAATTTCCTGCTGATGTGTTCACATCCTGCCTCACTACACCTATAAAAATGGCATTGCGTTG GTTTTCCTCTCGATCTTTACTTCGTGATTCTCTCAACTACTCTCTTATCGATCAAATTCCTGGGCTTCAGAATGAACGAAAGACGCTTCTAGGGGAGCTGAATTGGATTTTTACTGCTGTTACCGACACAATTGCATGGAATGTCCTTCCTCGTG ATCTTTTCCAGAGACTGTTTAGGCAAGACCTGTTAGTTGCAAGTCTCTTTCGCAATTTCTTACTTGCTGAGCGAATTATGAGAGCTGCTAACTGCTCTCCTATTTCATATCCATTGTTGCCACCAACTCATCAGCATCATATGTG GGATGCATGGGATATGGCTGCTGAAATTTGCTTGTCTAAACTTCCACAGTTGATTGATAATCCAAATGCTGACTTCCAG CCAAGCCCATTCTTTACAGAGCAACTGACAGCTTTTGAGGTGTGGCTGGCCCATGGCTCCAAACACAAGAAACCACCAGAACAGCTTCCAATAGTTCTTCAG GTTCTACTGAGCCAGTCTCATCGATTCCGTGCATTGGTCCTCTTAGGAAAATTCCTTGATATGGGACCTTGGGCTGTGGATCTG gcGTTGTCTGTTGGCATCTTTCCTTATGTCTTAAAGCTTTTACAAACCACTGCTACTGAATTGCGACAAATACTGGTCTTCATTTGGACCAAAATTCTTGCTCTTGACAAG TCTTGTCAGGTAGATCTGGTGAAAGATGGTGGTCACACATATTTTATCAGGTTTCTTGATAGCATGGATGCCTATGCTGAGCAGCGAGCAATGGCTGCTTTTGTCTTGGCAGTTGTAGTGGATGGACATCGGCGGGGACAAGAAGCATGTATTCAAGCAAATTTGATAAATGTGTGCCTGAAGCATTTACAAATTGCTAATCCAAGTGATGGGCAAACTGAACCTTTACTTCTCCAATGGCTTTGTTTATGTCTGGGAAAGCTCTGGGAAGATTTTCCGGAAGCACAAATCATAGGTTCTCATGCAGATGGACCAGCAACTATTTTACCTTTATTGCTGGAGCCACAGCCTGAG GTTAGAGCTTCTGCTGTTTTTGCTTTGGGGACTCTTATTGATGTTGCATCTGTCACATTTGATGATGGGCATAGAGTTGATGAGGACTTTGAGGATGATGAAAAGTTAAAGTCCGAGTTGAATATCATTAAAAATCTTCTACAACTTGCTGTGGATGGAAGTCCTTTGGTGAGGGCTGAGGTTGCTGTAG CTCTTGCACGCTTTGCCTTTGCTTACAACAAACCTCTTAAGTTAACTGCTGCTGAAAATTGGAAGCATCTGAGCTCTTTGCCATCTCTGGCCAGCATAAATCATCCTAACAGCTTATCACCCAGTCAATTTATGCAGTCAGGAAGAACCATCGCACATAGTGGTCTTGTATTAAGAGGTAACCGTGAGAATAATACAGCTGGTAGAGAAGGAAGGATATCCAGAAGTAGTCCTATTTCATCGGTTGGCATAATGCATGGCTCTCCACTGTCTGATGATTCTTCTCATCATTCTGATTCTGGGATACTGGCCAAAGAAATTGGTAGTAATGGGGTCCTTAATTTCTCTAGAGCAAGACCTTTGGATAATGCTTTATGTTCTCAGTTTACTATGGCTTTGTGTAACATGGCAAAGGATCCTTCTCCTCGTGTTGCAAGCCTTGCCCAAAGATCACTCTCCATAATTGGTGTTGAACTAGTGGTTACTAAAGCTCCAAGGTTAGGTGTACACCCGGGAGATTCTTCTGTTCCATCTCGCACTTCTAATCTTCCTGGATTGGCACGTTCATCCTCATGGTTTGACTTGAATGCTG GTCAGATATCTGTGGCATTCCGAACCCCTCCGGTCAGCCCTCCTCGTCAAAATTATATGGCAGGACTGCGCCGAGTATGCTCTCTGGAGTTCAGGCCACATCAACTAAATTCTCCAGATACTGGATTAGCTGATCCACTTCTAGGAGCTGCTGGATTGTCTGGTGGTTCTGAACGTAGCTTACTTCCACATTCAACTATTTATAACTGGAGTTGTGGTCATTTTTCTAGACCGCTTCTTGCTGGAGCTGATGACAATGAAGAAACTATTTctagaagagaagaaagagagagaatTGCTTTAGATTGCATGGTTAAGTGCCAACATTCTT CTAATGTAAAACTTGCCAATCAAATTGCTAGCTGGGACACCAAGTTTGAAACAGGCACGAAGGTTTCATTGCTCTTGCCATTTTCTCCAATTGTAGTTGCTGCTGATGAGAATGAACATATCAG GGTATGGAATTATGAAGAACCTACTTCTTTGAACAATTTTAATAATCATGAATCATCTGATAGAGGGATATCCAAGCTCTCCCTAGTGAATGAATTTGATGACAGCTTGCTTCTAGTTGCTTCAA GTGATGGAAATGTTCGTTTTTGGAAAAATTTCACAGTAAGGGGAAAACAGAAACTTGTAACAGCATTTTCTTCAGTCCTAGGTCATCGGAGTGCAGCTCGTGGTACATTTGCAGTTGTTGACTGGCAGCAACAGTCTGGCTATTTG tatGCTTCTAGTGACACATCACCTGTCCTGCTTTGGGATCTGGACAAAGAACAGCTAGTTAACTCCATCCCATCATCCTCTGACAACTGCATATCAGCATTG TCTGCTTCTCAAGTTCACAGTGGTCAATTTGCAGCTGGCTTTGTTGATGGCACTATCAGGATATATGATATCCGCACTCCTGAAAT GCCGGTCTGCACTGCTCAACCTCATACACAGAAGGTGGAGAAGGTTGTGGGAATTGGGTTTCAGCCTGGATTTGATCCAACTAAG ATTGTCAGTGCATCGCTTGCAGGGGATATACAGTTCTTGGATTTCAGAAACCAATCCGAACCATATCTTACCTTCGATGCACATAGGGGCTCTCTTACTGCCTTGGCAATTCATCGACATGCCCCAATTATTGCGAGTGGTTCGGCTAAGCAACTTGTGAAGGTTTTCAGCCTAAATGGAGAACCGCTAGGCATGATCAGAAATTACCCCACTTTCATGGCTCAGAGAATAGGTTCTGTTAGTTGTCTTACTTTCCACCCGTACAAAGTACTCCTTGCTATTGGTGCAGGGGATGCCTGTGTATCTATTTATGCAGACGACAGTTACCAAACAAGATAA
- the LOC122052585 gene encoding regulatory-associated protein of TOR 1-like isoform X3 yields the protein MALGDLMSSRLSGSSPSVSHHLDEFSGREDGEDEVGERELEAAQPSGSNLQVTAAAAEGNSMVYLTQTVVLSEFLHEGFEDCTEVGPSDNGLVSKWRPKDRLKTGCVALVLCLNIGVNPPDVIKISPCAQMECWIDPHSMAAPKALETIGKALHAQYECWQRRQQVRYKLQLDPTVEEVKKLCNTCRKYAKSERVLFHYNGHGVPKPTANGEIWVFNKSYTQYIPLPINELDSWLKTPSIYVFDCSAAGMIVKAFLERQDWNTSAASGSSSKDFIMLAACEAHETLPQSVEFPADVFTSCLTTPIKMALRWFSSRSLLRDSLNYSLIDQIPGLQNERKTLLGELNWIFTAVTDTIAWNVLPRDLFQRLFRQDLLVASLFRNFLLAERIMRAANCSPISYPLLPPTHQHHMWDAWDMAAEICLSKLPQLIDNPNADFQPSPFFTEQLTAFEVWLAHGSKHKKPPEQLPIVLQVLLSQSHRFRALVLLGKFLDMGPWAVDLALSVGIFPYVLKLLQTTATELRQILVFIWTKILALDKSCQVDLVKDGGHTYFIRFLDSMDAYAEQRAMAAFVLAVVVDGHRRGQEACIQANLINVCLKHLQIANPSDGQTEPLLLQWLCLCLGKLWEDFPEAQIIGSHADGPATILPLLLEPQPEVRASAVFALGTLIDVASVTFDDGHRVDEDFEDDEKLKSELNIIKNLLQLAVDGSPLVRAEVAVALARFAFAYNKPLKLTAAENWKHLSSLPSLASINHPNSLSPSQFMQSGRTIAHSGLVLRGNRENNTAGREGRISRSSPISSVGIMHGSPLSDDSSHHSDSGILAKEIGSNGVLNFSRARPLDNALCSQFTMALCNMAKDPSPRVASLAQRSLSIIGVELVVTKAPRLGVHPGDSSVPSRTSNLPGLARSSSWFDLNAGQISVAFRTPPVSPPRQNYMAGLRRVCSLEFRPHQLNSPDTGLADPLLGAAGLSGGSERSLLPHSTIYNWSCGHFSRPLLAGADDNEETISRREERERIALDCMVKCQHSSNVKLANQIASWDTKFETGTKVSLLLPFSPIVVAADENEHIRVWNYEEPTSLNNFNNHESSDRGISKLSLVNEFDDSLLLVASSDGNVRFWKNFTVRGKQKLVTAFSSVLGHRSAARGTFAVVDWQQQSGYLYASSDTSPVLLWDLDKEQLVNSIPSSSDNCISALSASQVHSGQFAAGFVDGTIRIYDIRTPEMPVCTAQPHTQKVEKVVGIGFQPGFDPTKIVSASLAGDIQFLDFRNQSEPYLTFDAHRGSLTALAIHRHAPIIASGSAKQLVKVFSLNGEPLGMIRNYPTFMAQRIGSVSCLTFHPYKVLLAIGAGDACVSIYADDSYQTR from the exons ATGGCGCTGGGAGATCTGATGTCGTCCAGGTTGTCCGGGTCGTCGCCGTCCGTTTCGCATCATTTGGATGAGTTCTCTGGCCGGGAGGATGGGGAAGACGAAGTGGGAGAGAGGGAGCTGGAGGCGGCGCAGCCATCTGGGAGCAACTTGCAGGTGACGGCTGCTGCTGCCGAAGGCAATAGCATGGTGTACTTGACTCAGACAGTCGTTCTCTCGGAATTTCTGCATGAAGGTTTCGAGGATTGCACGGAGGTAGGGCCTTCAGACAACGGGTTGGTGTCGAAGTGGCGGCCCAAGGACCGG CTTAAAACGGGTTGTGTAGCACTCGTGTTATGTTTAAATATTGGTGTGAACCCGCCTGATGTTATAAAAATATCTCCTTGTGCCCAGATGGAGTGTTGGATAG ATCCTCATTCTATGGCTGCTCCAAAAGCTCTTGAAACAATTGGAAAGGCATTGCATGCTCAGTATGAATGTTGGCAGCGTCGG CAACAGGTTCGTTATAAGCTTCAACTTGATCCCACAGTGGAGGAAGTGAAGAAGCTTTGTAATACTTGCCGGAAATATGCTAAGTCAGAAAGGGTTCTCTTTCATTATAATGGGCATGGAGTGCCTAAGCCTACAGCAAATGGAGAAATTTGGGTCTTCAACAAG AGTTACACACAATATATTCCATTACCTATCAATGAGCTCGACTCATGGCTTAAGACACCTTCAATCTATGTGTTTGACTGCTCTGCAGCAGGGATGATTGTCAAAGCCTTTCTAGAG CGCCAAGATTGGAATACCTCTGCTGCATCTGGTTCCTCATCAAAGGATTTTATTATGCTTGCTGCTTGTGAAGCACATGAGACTCTTCCACAAAGTGTTGAATTTCCTGCTGATGTGTTCACATCCTGCCTCACTACACCTATAAAAATGGCATTGCGTTG GTTTTCCTCTCGATCTTTACTTCGTGATTCTCTCAACTACTCTCTTATCGATCAAATTCCTGGGCTTCAGAATGAACGAAAGACGCTTCTAGGGGAGCTGAATTGGATTTTTACTGCTGTTACCGACACAATTGCATGGAATGTCCTTCCTCGTG ATCTTTTCCAGAGACTGTTTAGGCAAGACCTGTTAGTTGCAAGTCTCTTTCGCAATTTCTTACTTGCTGAGCGAATTATGAGAGCTGCTAACTGCTCTCCTATTTCATATCCATTGTTGCCACCAACTCATCAGCATCATATGTG GGATGCATGGGATATGGCTGCTGAAATTTGCTTGTCTAAACTTCCACAGTTGATTGATAATCCAAATGCTGACTTCCAG CCAAGCCCATTCTTTACAGAGCAACTGACAGCTTTTGAGGTGTGGCTGGCCCATGGCTCCAAACACAAGAAACCACCAGAACAGCTTCCAATAGTTCTTCAG GTTCTACTGAGCCAGTCTCATCGATTCCGTGCATTGGTCCTCTTAGGAAAATTCCTTGATATGGGACCTTGGGCTGTGGATCTG gcGTTGTCTGTTGGCATCTTTCCTTATGTCTTAAAGCTTTTACAAACCACTGCTACTGAATTGCGACAAATACTGGTCTTCATTTGGACCAAAATTCTTGCTCTTGACAAG TCTTGTCAGGTAGATCTGGTGAAAGATGGTGGTCACACATATTTTATCAGGTTTCTTGATAGCATGGATGCCTATGCTGAGCAGCGAGCAATGGCTGCTTTTGTCTTGGCAGTTGTAGTGGATGGACATCGGCGGGGACAAGAAGCATGTATTCAAGCAAATTTGATAAATGTGTGCCTGAAGCATTTACAAATTGCTAATCCAAGTGATGGGCAAACTGAACCTTTACTTCTCCAATGGCTTTGTTTATGTCTGGGAAAGCTCTGGGAAGATTTTCCGGAAGCACAAATCATAGGTTCTCATGCAGATGGACCAGCAACTATTTTACCTTTATTGCTGGAGCCACAGCCTGAG GTTAGAGCTTCTGCTGTTTTTGCTTTGGGGACTCTTATTGATGTTGCATCTGTCACATTTGATGATGGGCATAGAGTTGATGAGGACTTTGAGGATGATGAAAAGTTAAAGTCCGAGTTGAATATCATTAAAAATCTTCTACAACTTGCTGTGGATGGAAGTCCTTTGGTGAGGGCTGAGGTTGCTGTAG CTCTTGCACGCTTTGCCTTTGCTTACAACAAACCTCTTAAGTTAACTGCTGCTGAAAATTGGAAGCATCTGAGCTCTTTGCCATCTCTGGCCAGCATAAATCATCCTAACAGCTTATCACCCAGTCAATTTATGCAGTCAGGAAGAACCATCGCACATAGTGGTCTTGTATTAAGAGGTAACCGTGAGAATAATACAGCTGGTAGAGAAGGAAGGATATCCAGAAGTAGTCCTATTTCATCGGTTGGCATAATGCATGGCTCTCCACTGTCTGATGATTCTTCTCATCATTCTGATTCTGGGATACTGGCCAAAGAAATTGGTAGTAATGGGGTCCTTAATTTCTCTAGAGCAAGACCTTTGGATAATGCTTTATGTTCTCAGTTTACTATGGCTTTGTGTAACATGGCAAAGGATCCTTCTCCTCGTGTTGCAAGCCTTGCCCAAAGATCACTCTCCATAATTGGTGTTGAACTAGTGGTTACTAAAGCTCCAAGGTTAGGTGTACACCCGGGAGATTCTTCTGTTCCATCTCGCACTTCTAATCTTCCTGGATTGGCACGTTCATCCTCATGGTTTGACTTGAATGCTG GTCAGATATCTGTGGCATTCCGAACCCCTCCGGTCAGCCCTCCTCGTCAAAATTATATGGCAGGACTGCGCCGAGTATGCTCTCTGGAGTTCAGGCCACATCAACTAAATTCTCCAGATACTGGATTAGCTGATCCACTTCTAGGAGCTGCTGGATTGTCTGGTGGTTCTGAACGTAGCTTACTTCCACATTCAACTATTTATAACTGGAGTTGTGGTCATTTTTCTAGACCGCTTCTTGCTGGAGCTGATGACAATGAAGAAACTATTTctagaagagaagaaagagagagaatTGCTTTAGATTGCATGGTTAAGTGCCAACATTCTT CTAATGTAAAACTTGCCAATCAAATTGCTAGCTGGGACACCAAGTTTGAAACAGGCACGAAGGTTTCATTGCTCTTGCCATTTTCTCCAATTGTAGTTGCTGCTGATGAGAATGAACATATCAG GGTATGGAATTATGAAGAACCTACTTCTTTGAACAATTTTAATAATCATGAATCATCTGATAGAGGGATATCCAAGCTCTCCCTAGTGAATGAATTTGATGACAGCTTGCTTCTAGTTGCTTCAA GTGATGGAAATGTTCGTTTTTGGAAAAATTTCACAGTAAGGGGAAAACAGAAACTTGTAACAGCATTTTCTTCAGTCCTAGGTCATCGGAGTGCAGCTCGTGGTACATTTGCAGTTGTTGACTGGCAGCAACAGTCTGGCTATTTG tatGCTTCTAGTGACACATCACCTGTCCTGCTTTGGGATCTGGACAAAGAACAGCTAGTTAACTCCATCCCATCATCCTCTGACAACTGCATATCAGCATTG TCTGCTTCTCAAGTTCACAGTGGTCAATTTGCAGCTGGCTTTGTTGATGGCACTATCAGGATATATGATATCCGCACTCCTGAAAT GCCGGTCTGCACTGCTCAACCTCATACACAGAAGGTGGAGAAGGTTGTGGGAATTGGGTTTCAGCCTGGATTTGATCCAACTAAG ATTGTCAGTGCATCGCTTGCAGGGGATATACAGTTCTTGGATTTCAGAAACCAATCCGAACCATATCTTACCTTCGATGCACATAGGGGCTCTCTTACTGCCTTGGCAATTCATCGACATGCCCCAATTATTGCGAGTGGTTCGGCTAAGCAACTTGTGAAGGTTTTCAGCCTAAATGGAGAACCGCTAGGCATGATCAGAAATTACCCCACTTTCATGGCTCAGAGAATAGGTTCTGTTAGTTGTCTTACTTTCCACCCGTACAAAGTACTCCTTGCTATTGGTGCAGGGGATGCCTGTGTATCTATTTATGCAGACGACAGTTACCAAACAAGATAA